In Flavobacterium praedii, the DNA window AAACTTACCGTTGAAGCCACACAAAACACAAAATTTCTATCTTGGATGCTCAACAGCGAATTGACAAAAGATGGCAAAATAATTTTTTATCGCAGAGACGCTTTGAGTAAAATGAAAGAGCTAACCTTCAAAAAAGCTTTTTGCATCAATTACCACGAACAGTTTACCAGCACAACAGATATCCCGATGAAAATAACCCTTGAGATAATTGCAAAAGACATTGTCTTTGGAGACGCCAAATTTTCAAACAACTGGATCGCTTTAGACTAGTGACTTTTTTAGTTTTCAGTCGCAGTAAGTAGTAGAAGAGTAAAATATATCCTAAAAAGATCTTAACTCTTAACTGACAACCGACAACCTTTAACTGATAACCGATTAAACCCCAACCTCATGATTACATACGCAGAACAAGTACATTTAGACATTAGCGGTTTCGCGCCAACTGTGATTTATTATGATTTGAAATTGGAACAGAAAATGGCAGATCACCACCATTTTTCGTTT includes these proteins:
- the tssD gene encoding type VI secretion system tube protein TssD, which gives rise to MSFLSTFHVDGEEYNVLEFNIDFKQGTDTTGKPIGGPKGGAIKLTVEATQNTKFLSWMLNSELTKDGKIIFYRRDALSKMKELTFKKAFCINYHEQFTSTTDIPMKITLEIIAKDIVFGDAKFSNNWIALD